In Paracoccus aerodenitrificans, the following are encoded in one genomic region:
- a CDS encoding LysR family transcriptional regulator: protein MVDLSSALHIRHIRYVVAAAELGSFRRAAIHLNVPESAISRRISDLEAWLGTKIFIRSAAGVRLTFAGEKFVLRCRYLLTEIRHAQSEIQAVRQGMSGMLTIGVISSLASSTLSALLRDFAEQHPKIHTTYVEAAAEAHLFQAGGLTLDVAFVSEGRLPHEVSSQCLWHERLFAVLPEAHPRAKDSNINIGALADETFLLNDSARGRSTSQYLHRRLGALGCRPKIRYQDVDQESLPLLVALGHGITLAFEPATIARMPGVALRPIAEPRLIHAIWSEENDNPALPLFLKLAKSVQE, encoded by the coding sequence ATGGTCGACCTTTCTTCCGCATTGCATATACGGCATATCCGTTACGTTGTTGCAGCGGCGGAACTTGGCAGCTTTCGACGTGCCGCCATTCATCTCAATGTGCCGGAATCCGCGATCAGCCGCCGCATTTCCGATCTGGAAGCTTGGCTTGGCACCAAGATATTTATTCGATCAGCAGCCGGGGTTCGCTTGACATTCGCGGGCGAAAAATTCGTTCTCCGGTGCCGCTATCTTCTGACTGAGATCAGACATGCGCAGTCGGAGATTCAAGCCGTTCGACAAGGCATGTCGGGCATGCTGACAATTGGTGTCATCTCTTCCCTGGCTTCCAGCACCCTTTCTGCTCTGCTGCGCGATTTTGCTGAACAGCACCCCAAGATCCATACGACCTATGTCGAAGCGGCCGCCGAAGCGCATCTGTTTCAGGCGGGCGGCCTCACGCTCGATGTCGCTTTCGTTTCGGAAGGAAGGTTGCCTCATGAGGTTTCGAGCCAATGCCTTTGGCATGAACGGCTCTTCGCGGTACTGCCGGAAGCACATCCGCGTGCCAAAGATAGCAATATCAATATCGGCGCGTTGGCCGACGAGACGTTCCTTCTGAACGACTCCGCACGAGGGCGGAGCACAAGTCAGTATCTGCATCGCCGGCTCGGTGCGCTTGGTTGCCGGCCCAAGATCCGGTATCAGGATGTCGACCAGGAAAGCCTGCCCCTCCTTGTTGCCTTGGGACATGGGATCACTCTCGCGTTCGAACCTGCGACAATTGCCAGGATGCCGGGTGTTGCCCTCCGCCCCATCGCCGAGCCGAGGCTCATCCACGCAATATGGTCAGAAGAGAATGACAATCCCGCATTGCCCCTGTTTCTCAAGCTCGCCAAATCGGTGCAAGAATAG
- a CDS encoding acyl-homoserine-lactone synthase, translating to MFRVHIVNKFNKNSYADQLEQQFRLRHEIYIGERGWTDIARADGREIDQFDNDDTIYLLGITPAGEVVGGSRLVPSLKPHLMSEVFPNLAPDGVPRGKEIYEWTRIFIAPALRTPSRPALAAGLIYCGIQEYCVESKIENLSIVCETYWIDRLASLGWKPRLLGPVYSHQGGDIVGLITDTNTGALNATRSFYRIEEPVLQYIAGDQAISEHQYTEQKSATARR from the coding sequence ATGTTTCGCGTTCACATCGTCAACAAATTCAACAAAAACAGCTATGCAGATCAACTTGAGCAACAATTCAGGCTGAGACACGAAATCTATATCGGAGAGCGTGGCTGGACGGATATTGCCCGCGCTGATGGGCGGGAAATCGATCAATTCGACAATGATGACACCATCTATCTCCTTGGGATCACGCCTGCCGGGGAGGTCGTCGGGGGCTCGCGTCTGGTGCCAAGTCTGAAGCCACATCTGATGAGCGAGGTTTTTCCGAACCTCGCGCCGGATGGGGTGCCGCGAGGCAAGGAAATCTATGAATGGACGCGTATTTTCATCGCACCTGCGCTGCGAACGCCGTCCAGACCGGCATTGGCAGCCGGCCTCATCTATTGCGGCATCCAGGAATATTGCGTTGAGTCAAAAATCGAGAACCTGTCCATCGTGTGCGAGACCTATTGGATCGATCGTCTCGCCAGTCTTGGCTGGAAGCCGCGACTGCTGGGTCCGGTATATTCACATCAGGGAGGTGACATCGTCGGCCTCATCACTGACACCAATACCGGCGCGCTGAACGCAACCCGCAGTTTCTACCGAATCGAAGAGCCGGTTCTTCAATATATCGCCGGTGATCAAGCTATCTCGGAACATCAGTACACCGAACAAAAATCTGCGACGGCGCGGCGCTGA
- a CDS encoding autoinducer binding domain-containing protein: MAQNDLIDILPLAIEIDEATSIGDVHTALLGAVSQFGYSACLITNLTMMKRPRWHENIMANDWPDDWYNHYNAAGHYRYDPCVARSLRTAEAFTWREIEMRSLSPAANRVMREAKDFGLREGICIPVHAPFSAPAVISLSGRKVEKSDLTRPTVTILARQALSSALRIMSHSAPPPTAALTQREKEILRWVAEGKTAWEISRILSLSEHTVLTHQRNAKNKLGAANNVHAVVTAFLRQEIQP; the protein is encoded by the coding sequence ATGGCGCAGAATGATCTGATAGACATCTTGCCACTTGCCATCGAGATCGATGAGGCAACTTCGATCGGTGACGTTCACACCGCGCTCCTTGGCGCCGTAAGCCAATTTGGCTACAGCGCCTGCCTGATCACCAATCTGACGATGATGAAGCGCCCGCGATGGCACGAAAACATCATGGCCAATGACTGGCCCGACGATTGGTACAACCACTACAATGCCGCCGGTCACTATCGATACGATCCCTGTGTCGCCCGCAGCCTCAGAACCGCGGAAGCCTTCACATGGCGCGAGATCGAGATGCGTTCACTTAGTCCGGCAGCCAACCGTGTCATGAGAGAGGCCAAAGATTTTGGCCTGAGGGAAGGAATTTGCATTCCCGTCCATGCCCCGTTCTCGGCACCAGCAGTTATCAGCCTTTCCGGTCGAAAAGTAGAGAAATCGGACCTGACCCGACCGACTGTCACAATCCTTGCCCGGCAAGCCCTGAGCTCCGCACTGCGCATCATGTCACACAGCGCCCCTCCGCCAACTGCGGCTCTGACCCAACGGGAAAAGGAAATCCTGCGCTGGGTCGCTGAGGGGAAAACAGCGTGGGAAATATCCCGCATCCTGTCGCTTTCCGAGCATACGGTGCTCACGCATCAGCGAAACGCAAAGAACAAACTGGGCGCTGCCAACAATGTCCACGCCGTGGTGACGGCTTTCCTGAGGCAGGAAATACAGCCCTGA
- a CDS encoding helix-turn-helix domain-containing protein, which yields MRLRSIIARNLRLQRQSARLTQEQLADLAGLDRNYIGKLEREENSPTVDTLESIALALQIDVEAMFCREFLRRQD from the coding sequence ATGAGGCTAAGGTCGATCATTGCCAGAAATCTGCGGCTGCAGCGCCAATCGGCGCGGCTGACCCAGGAGCAATTGGCTGACCTGGCGGGGCTCGACCGGAATTACATCGGAAAGCTCGAACGCGAAGAAAATTCACCGACCGTCGACACGCTGGAGTCCATTGCTTTGGCGTTGCAAATTGACGTCGAAGCCATGTTCTGCCGAGAATTTCTGCGCCGTCAGGACTGA
- a CDS encoding helix-turn-helix domain-containing protein — protein MDIRVLVGLNIQRLRRARGISQEELSLRADCTRGYLSGVETGRRNPTVVFLAQIAEALESEPGEFFEKARK, from the coding sequence ATGGACATCCGTGTGCTCGTCGGTCTCAACATACAGCGCCTGCGACGCGCACGCGGCATCTCGCAGGAGGAGCTGTCACTGCGCGCAGATTGCACACGGGGTTACCTGAGTGGCGTCGAGACCGGTCGTCGCAATCCTACCGTTGTCTTCCTCGCGCAGATCGCAGAAGCGTTGGAAAGCGAACCCGGCGAGTTCTTTGAGAAAGCTCGCAAGTAG
- a CDS encoding IclR family transcriptional regulator produces the protein MSGSLSLNRGLMVLEELNASVEPLGVRELARRVELSAPAIQRILNTLGEFGYVEQDCETRRYHLGYGVLALAQRLLGRDRLIELAQPELQFLASKGHFNAFLGVRRGSLGLYLRAVQSDSPVVIRSAPGETMKLHATALGKALLMGMPDEALAEFLKELPLEKLTPRTVVDAGRLAEQVRAARKIGYSTSLDENIVGVISIAAPIRDVDEAVVAAVSVAYPRGVGPQVEIAETGELVMAAAKRISALLGRAVPENNDPEGAR, from the coding sequence ATGTCGGGTAGCCTATCTCTTAATCGTGGCCTGATGGTGCTTGAAGAGCTCAACGCATCGGTAGAGCCGCTCGGTGTTCGTGAATTGGCACGGCGCGTGGAGCTGAGCGCCCCGGCGATCCAGAGGATCCTCAACACCCTCGGTGAGTTCGGCTATGTCGAACAGGACTGTGAAACCCGCCGCTATCATTTGGGCTATGGTGTGTTGGCCCTGGCACAGCGTCTCCTCGGAAGGGACAGGCTGATCGAGCTGGCGCAGCCCGAGCTGCAGTTCCTGGCGTCGAAAGGCCATTTCAATGCTTTCCTCGGAGTTCGCCGGGGCTCTCTGGGCCTGTATCTTCGTGCCGTACAGAGCGACAGCCCGGTCGTGATCCGCTCCGCGCCGGGCGAGACCATGAAGCTCCACGCCACCGCGCTTGGGAAGGCTCTTCTGATGGGCATGCCGGACGAGGCTTTGGCCGAATTTCTGAAGGAACTGCCACTTGAGAAGTTGACGCCCCGGACGGTCGTCGATGCCGGGCGATTGGCCGAACAGGTTCGCGCCGCGCGAAAGATCGGCTACAGCACCTCCCTCGACGAAAACATTGTCGGCGTGATCTCCATCGCCGCCCCGATCCGTGACGTAGACGAGGCGGTCGTGGCTGCGGTCAGCGTTGCTTATCCGCGTGGCGTGGGGCCGCAGGTCGAAATCGCCGAAACAGGTGAGCTGGTCATGGCAGCCGCCAAGCGCATTTCCGCGCTTCTGGGTCGCGCTGTTCCAGAAAATAATGATCCGGAGGGCGCGCGGTGA
- a CDS encoding M24 family metallopeptidase — MKSDRILLNVERLHEQLQHERLDAIVGTAPENVTYMSGFWALSQWIRRGPQAYVLWPAPGKGEPEIITSTSTLDLVADQSVWISKVRSFGAFHVDQHSKVRLTSSSEAFASLLKVPNQADSLSALVAALQSAGIRRGRVGIDEIGLMPGQFETLADRMPEIEFVPAASLLRNVRRIKTAEEVFRLSRIAKITERSIEAALAVASTGVTEAELGRAFHSKTVQDDALPVLGCIGFGERSALPNVLPSQRKLQEGDVIRFDVGGRYQHYRADIARIAAFGDPGPEVRRYHAALLAGIQRAYEVIRPGARVADIFDAVVETVRREGIGHYQRSHVGHGIGLDGYDAPSLTAASTEILEAGMVLCVETPYYELGRWGLQVEDMIVVRPDGVESLMTTGGDLIEVAP; from the coding sequence GTGAAATCTGATCGCATTCTTCTCAACGTCGAGCGTCTGCACGAGCAACTGCAACACGAGAGGCTCGACGCCATCGTGGGAACCGCACCAGAAAATGTAACCTATATGAGCGGTTTTTGGGCGCTGTCGCAATGGATCCGTCGCGGGCCGCAAGCTTACGTGCTCTGGCCTGCTCCCGGCAAGGGTGAGCCGGAGATTATTACCAGCACATCCACTCTGGACCTCGTCGCTGATCAGAGTGTTTGGATTTCAAAAGTACGCAGCTTCGGCGCTTTCCATGTCGATCAGCATAGCAAAGTCCGGCTGACGTCATCTTCCGAAGCCTTTGCCTCGCTTTTGAAAGTGCCGAACCAGGCGGATTCTCTTTCTGCCCTTGTCGCGGCCCTGCAGAGCGCCGGAATTCGTCGCGGTCGTGTCGGCATCGATGAGATCGGCCTGATGCCCGGACAGTTCGAAACGCTCGCTGACCGGATGCCGGAGATTGAATTCGTTCCTGCCGCTTCCCTCTTGCGGAATGTCAGGAGGATCAAGACAGCCGAGGAAGTCTTTCGGCTTTCCAGAATCGCGAAAATTACCGAGCGCTCGATTGAGGCAGCGCTGGCGGTTGCCAGCACAGGCGTAACGGAGGCAGAGCTTGGACGGGCGTTTCATTCGAAGACGGTTCAGGACGACGCACTCCCGGTCCTTGGGTGCATCGGTTTTGGTGAAAGAAGCGCCTTGCCGAATGTTCTGCCGTCGCAGCGGAAGCTGCAGGAAGGTGACGTCATTCGGTTCGACGTCGGTGGTCGATATCAGCATTATCGCGCGGATATTGCCCGTATTGCAGCCTTTGGAGATCCCGGGCCCGAAGTTCGGCGCTATCACGCCGCGCTGCTTGCTGGCATCCAGCGGGCCTATGAGGTCATTCGACCTGGCGCCCGTGTTGCCGATATTTTCGATGCGGTGGTTGAGACCGTGCGCCGCGAGGGCATTGGGCATTACCAGCGCAGTCATGTCGGTCACGGGATCGGCCTTGATGGGTATGACGCTCCAAGCCTTACGGCGGCGAGCACAGAAATCCTTGAAGCGGGAATGGTCCTGTGCGTCGAGACGCCTTATTACGAATTGGGTCGATGGGGCCTGCAAGTCGAAGACATGATCGTCGTTCGGCCCGACGGTGTCGAAAGTTTGATGACGACTGGCGGCGATCTGATCGAGGTCGCGCCATGA
- a CDS encoding pyridoxal-phosphate dependent enzyme: MTGCLEYSCLRCGLRQADDIPIDSRGCRACRPEAPSNLRLVPPGGRSGAIAAGVRASSLPSLWRYADRLPCSSEDAVSLGEGLTPLIGANRIGTRLGIQRLLIKDESRNPTWSHKDRFSTVAVSMAKRRGASILATASSGNAGASLAAYAARAGLRCIVATFAGGPAPMLTQIRKAGGIIVPFAQKPDRWEFIASGVERHGWFATSPFQAPVVGSHPLGIEGYRTIAYEIAEQSDGKMPDWCVLPVCYGDALAGMWWGFEELFAERLIDRLPRLVAAEIHGSLMTALAMTSDRLPNMPAKAPSLALSIGATQSTFQALQVLRQSDGKAVAVGGADLIAWQEMLAAEEGVFAELASVTPFAAIAAMRENGLMKADASVVAIVTASGLKDIDLSMRMDTVVEPFRSVRDAWNALPLAAGPDEQTARQQV; this comes from the coding sequence ATGACCGGATGCCTTGAATATTCATGTCTTCGCTGCGGTCTGCGCCAAGCTGACGATATCCCAATTGACTCGCGTGGCTGCAGGGCCTGTCGTCCGGAGGCCCCATCAAATCTGAGGCTGGTTCCGCCGGGCGGCAGGAGCGGCGCGATAGCCGCAGGTGTGCGGGCGTCGTCCCTTCCCTCGCTGTGGCGCTACGCTGACAGATTGCCCTGCAGCAGCGAGGACGCCGTTTCTCTGGGCGAGGGGTTGACGCCACTGATCGGCGCCAATCGCATTGGCACCCGCCTTGGAATTCAGCGTCTTCTCATAAAGGACGAGAGCCGGAACCCGACGTGGTCCCACAAGGACCGTTTTTCGACAGTGGCGGTGTCGATGGCGAAGCGTCGAGGCGCGTCGATTCTCGCCACAGCCTCATCAGGTAATGCGGGGGCTTCTCTTGCTGCCTACGCAGCCAGGGCCGGTCTCAGATGTATCGTGGCGACATTCGCGGGTGGCCCCGCGCCGATGCTGACGCAGATCAGGAAGGCAGGGGGTATCATCGTTCCCTTCGCGCAGAAGCCTGACAGGTGGGAGTTCATCGCGAGCGGTGTGGAAAGGCATGGATGGTTCGCAACCTCGCCTTTCCAGGCGCCTGTCGTCGGCAGCCATCCACTGGGCATAGAGGGCTATAGGACAATCGCCTATGAAATTGCAGAGCAGTCCGACGGAAAAATGCCGGATTGGTGCGTTCTTCCGGTCTGTTACGGCGATGCCTTGGCTGGCATGTGGTGGGGCTTTGAGGAGCTCTTTGCTGAGAGATTGATTGATCGTTTGCCGCGCCTTGTTGCGGCCGAAATTCATGGGTCGCTGATGACGGCCTTAGCCATGACGAGCGATCGCCTGCCGAATATGCCAGCGAAAGCTCCGTCACTCGCGCTTTCGATTGGGGCGACGCAAAGTACCTTTCAGGCACTACAGGTACTTCGCCAATCGGACGGAAAGGCTGTCGCCGTTGGTGGTGCGGATCTCATCGCATGGCAGGAGATGTTGGCGGCCGAAGAGGGGGTTTTTGCGGAACTGGCCTCAGTGACACCCTTTGCGGCGATTGCTGCCATGCGGGAGAATGGGCTGATGAAGGCCGACGCAAGCGTTGTCGCCATCGTCACTGCATCGGGCCTGAAGGATATCGACCTGTCCATGCGCATGGACACAGTTGTCGAGCCCTTCAGATCGGTTCGCGATGCCTGGAATGCACTGCCCCTGGCCGCCGGACCAGATGAACAGACGGCGCGGCAGCAAGTTTGA
- a CDS encoding Bug family tripartite tricarboxylate transporter substrate binding protein, translated as MEMNRRSMLSGLAVTGILPRVAWAKADGYPARDPEIIVGFSAGGAGDLAARVVAKYAQSSRGVPATLDFRPGAGGTIASDQVARGAKDGSMLALFSVSPFMVAPHIQDVAYDPETAFTYIAAFAGISIPLFVRSDSPYEKWDQLLDYARANPGKLRWATAAPRGLAHIATEAAFREEGVAATYVPFGGGAEAVAALLGGHIDAVVASGYGPYLEAGSVRLLIETGPDPIAEQPDLPTFKSRGYPLAIPAAYGLVGPAGLSPEIVAWWENLILEMTKAPEYGDFLTSLHGHALYQSSADFTQNVLQGYRSIGEQIDQLGLRP; from the coding sequence ATGGAAATGAATCGACGCAGCATGCTCTCCGGGCTCGCGGTGACTGGAATATTGCCGCGCGTCGCATGGGCCAAGGCCGATGGCTATCCGGCGAGAGATCCAGAAATCATCGTGGGTTTTTCTGCTGGCGGTGCAGGCGACTTGGCGGCGCGCGTCGTTGCCAAATACGCCCAGTCAAGTCGGGGTGTGCCTGCAACTCTCGATTTCCGACCCGGAGCCGGCGGTACGATTGCCAGCGACCAGGTCGCGCGCGGTGCAAAGGACGGGTCCATGCTGGCGCTGTTCTCTGTCAGCCCGTTCATGGTCGCACCCCATATTCAGGATGTGGCTTACGATCCCGAAACGGCATTCACCTACATCGCGGCTTTTGCAGGTATCTCGATCCCGCTCTTCGTGCGCAGTGACAGCCCATATGAAAAATGGGATCAATTGCTCGATTATGCCCGCGCAAATCCGGGCAAGCTGCGTTGGGCGACTGCCGCGCCGCGCGGGCTGGCGCATATCGCGACCGAGGCGGCTTTTCGCGAAGAGGGCGTGGCGGCGACCTATGTTCCTTTCGGGGGTGGGGCCGAGGCCGTAGCGGCGCTGTTGGGTGGCCATATCGATGCCGTGGTCGCCTCGGGCTATGGTCCCTATCTCGAAGCAGGATCTGTCAGACTGTTGATCGAGACGGGGCCGGACCCGATTGCGGAACAACCCGATCTGCCAACTTTCAAATCACGGGGCTATCCGCTTGCGATTCCCGCTGCTTATGGGTTGGTCGGTCCGGCAGGGTTGTCGCCAGAGATCGTAGCCTGGTGGGAGAACCTGATCCTCGAAATGACGAAGGCACCGGAATATGGTGATTTCCTGACAAGTCTGCATGGTCATGCGCTTTACCAGAGCAGTGCGGATTTCACCCAAAATGTGCTGCAAGGGTATCGCAGTATCGGGGAACAGATCGATCAGCTGGGACTGCGCCCGTGA
- a CDS encoding tripartite tricarboxylate transporter TctB family protein — MTAVRFVSAVMVGLGLVAAIIAWHLGVWSAGQPGPGLFPAIAGLLLAGTSIVCMATAGEVAEEEEPVDRRRLLQYGMAIVAFGLAMQILGAVIATFGLIFGVLRFIEHRSWLNAAVVAAVLAILSWAIFRHLLGVPLPTGLLEF, encoded by the coding sequence GTGACCGCGGTTCGTTTCGTATCCGCAGTCATGGTGGGGCTGGGCTTGGTGGCGGCAATCATCGCCTGGCATCTCGGTGTCTGGTCGGCCGGCCAGCCGGGTCCTGGGCTTTTCCCTGCCATTGCCGGATTGTTGCTGGCGGGCACGTCGATTGTCTGCATGGCAACTGCGGGCGAGGTTGCGGAAGAGGAAGAGCCCGTCGATAGACGGCGGTTGCTGCAATACGGCATGGCGATTGTCGCCTTCGGACTCGCCATGCAAATCCTGGGTGCGGTGATCGCCACCTTCGGCCTCATCTTCGGTGTGCTGCGCTTTATCGAGCACCGATCATGGCTGAACGCTGCGGTCGTGGCAGCCGTCCTGGCGATCCTTTCCTGGGCGATTTTCCGGCATCTGCTCGGCGTGCCCCTGCCAACAGGTCTTCTGGAGTTCTGA
- a CDS encoding tripartite tricarboxylate transporter permease: protein MDSIANLLSGLWIVLQPDNLAIAFVGAVLGTAIGILPGLGPTATISLLLPVSIMLDPTAAVILLAGIYYGSLYGGSTASILLRVPGEAASVVSCFDGYPMAQSGRAGVALGITAFASFFAGIVVTFAIALVGPTFASAALVFGPVEKTALVVFGLTLAANIGEGPRIRAWVMVALGLLLSTVGVDLVSGEERFTFGVPSLRDGLHVAVLAMGMFGVSEVLLLAERKRDFTPALSTSYNLRDLMPDREDWRKSSMPMARGTVLGFVLGLLPGGGALIASFASYVMEKRLSKHPESFGKGAIEGLAGPESANNAAAQSSFIPLLCLGIPANAVIGVIMGGLLMQGVVPGPRLMFDHPELFWGVIASMLIGNAMLIILNVPLIRVFVLLLRIPPAMMAPAILIFCVIGAFSISNSMFDVGIVIICGFLSYGLRKSGFDLAPLLLAFLLGTLLEQNLRQGLILGFGSPVLFVTSPISLVFLVIAALTMTLPVLGRLLATRTGNAAS from the coding sequence TTGGACAGTATTGCTAATCTTCTCAGCGGGCTGTGGATCGTTCTGCAACCCGACAACCTCGCCATTGCCTTCGTCGGGGCCGTTCTGGGAACCGCGATCGGCATTCTGCCTGGACTTGGACCGACGGCGACGATCAGTCTGCTGCTGCCGGTGTCGATCATGCTTGATCCCACGGCGGCAGTCATCCTGCTCGCGGGCATCTATTATGGCTCGCTCTATGGCGGGTCGACGGCTTCGATCCTGCTGCGGGTGCCGGGCGAGGCCGCCAGCGTCGTCAGTTGCTTTGACGGCTATCCGATGGCGCAATCGGGGCGGGCTGGTGTCGCCCTCGGGATCACCGCCTTTGCAAGCTTCTTCGCGGGGATCGTTGTCACTTTTGCAATTGCCCTTGTCGGCCCAACTTTTGCTTCGGCGGCTTTGGTGTTTGGACCTGTGGAAAAGACGGCATTGGTTGTTTTCGGGCTGACATTGGCTGCCAATATCGGGGAAGGCCCGCGTATCCGGGCCTGGGTGATGGTGGCCTTGGGGCTGCTGCTCTCGACAGTCGGTGTGGATCTTGTCTCGGGCGAAGAACGGTTCACATTCGGCGTGCCATCGCTGCGCGACGGTCTCCATGTCGCCGTGCTGGCCATGGGCATGTTCGGCGTCAGCGAGGTTTTGCTTCTGGCCGAGCGCAAGCGGGATTTCACGCCAGCTCTTTCAACAAGCTACAACCTACGGGATCTCATGCCGGATCGTGAAGACTGGCGGAAATCGAGCATGCCGATGGCGCGCGGGACGGTGCTGGGCTTCGTTCTCGGGTTGTTGCCTGGAGGAGGCGCGCTGATTGCCAGTTTCGCAAGCTATGTCATGGAAAAGCGCCTTTCCAAACATCCCGAGAGCTTCGGCAAGGGCGCCATCGAAGGCCTCGCAGGTCCGGAAAGCGCCAATAACGCAGCGGCGCAGTCCAGCTTCATTCCCCTGCTTTGCCTCGGCATACCTGCCAATGCGGTGATTGGCGTCATCATGGGCGGCTTGCTGATGCAGGGCGTGGTGCCCGGACCGCGGCTGATGTTTGATCACCCAGAGCTTTTCTGGGGCGTTATCGCCAGCATGTTGATCGGCAACGCAATGCTGATCATCCTCAACGTGCCGCTGATCAGGGTCTTCGTGCTTCTGCTGCGCATTCCGCCGGCGATGATGGCCCCCGCCATCCTGATCTTCTGCGTGATCGGAGCGTTCTCGATCAGCAACAGCATGTTTGATGTCGGGATCGTGATCATTTGCGGCTTCCTGTCCTACGGGTTGCGCAAAAGCGGCTTCGACCTCGCCCCGCTGCTTCTGGCATTCCTCCTGGGCACTTTGCTCGAGCAAAACCTGCGGCAGGGACTGATCCTCGGTTTCGGCAGTCCGGTTCTCTTTGTGACGAGCCCGATCAGTCTGGTATTCCTTGTCATCGCCGCTTTGACGATGACATTGCCGGTGCTCGGCAGGTTGTTGGCAACGCGAACGGGCAATGCAGCCTCATAA
- a CDS encoding PLP-dependent cysteine synthase family protein — MKHAANFLAAYEMPRPVQLRRNLFAAFFPLMKLLPARFMLDRAVDEGLLKQGGHIIETTSGTLGLALAMLSAIRGYKLNLVSADSLIDDVMLRRLTSLGATVNIVGDPGKTGAQIERVNALQEMRRQMPTAFWPHQYDNPHNRQAYGRLTEWILDRFGQVDCLIGCVGSGGSLCGTGGFLREMFPQLTMIAVDTHRSSLFGHVPGPRLLRGMGNSIRPANLWQNMIDEVHWVGALPAFAATRQLYRDHAVYAGPTSGAAALVAGWYAQTNPEKKTLVILPDEGHRYQATVYDDHWLALQQGWPLPVPSGPETLERIEPRGEEAWTRLAWCRGSTEDT, encoded by the coding sequence ATGAAACACGCCGCGAATTTCCTGGCCGCCTATGAAATGCCGCGACCGGTCCAACTGCGCCGAAATCTCTTCGCCGCATTCTTTCCGCTGATGAAACTCTTGCCGGCACGTTTCATGCTGGATCGTGCCGTCGATGAGGGCCTGCTGAAGCAGGGCGGGCACATCATCGAAACAACTTCCGGAACGTTGGGGCTGGCACTGGCCATGCTCTCGGCGATCAGAGGTTATAAGCTGAACCTCGTCAGCGCGGACAGCCTGATTGACGACGTGATGCTCCGGCGGCTGACGTCATTGGGCGCGACGGTGAATATCGTCGGCGATCCGGGAAAAACAGGCGCGCAGATAGAGCGGGTGAACGCCCTTCAGGAGATGCGCCGGCAGATGCCGACTGCCTTCTGGCCGCATCAATATGACAATCCCCACAACAGGCAAGCCTATGGAAGGCTGACCGAATGGATTCTGGATAGGTTCGGTCAGGTCGATTGCCTGATCGGCTGCGTCGGGTCCGGGGGATCCCTGTGTGGGACCGGCGGCTTCCTGCGCGAGATGTTTCCACAGCTTACCATGATCGCGGTCGATACGCATCGCAGTTCGCTCTTCGGACATGTCCCCGGCCCGCGCCTGCTGCGAGGCATGGGTAACTCCATTCGACCAGCAAACCTATGGCAGAACATGATTGATGAGGTGCATTGGGTAGGCGCCCTGCCCGCCTTCGCAGCAACGCGGCAGCTTTATCGCGATCATGCTGTCTATGCAGGACCAACCAGCGGCGCGGCCGCCCTGGTCGCCGGTTGGTATGCGCAAACCAATCCGGAAAAGAAGACCCTCGTCATCCTGCCCGACGAAGGCCATCGATATCAGGCAACTGTCTATGACGATCACTGGCTCGCCCTACAACAGGGCTGGCCGCTGCCGGTTCCGTCAGGGCCTGAAACGCTTGAACGGATCGAACCGCGAGGTGAAGAGGCCTGGACGCGACTTGCCTGGTGCCGGGGATCGACTGAGGACACCTGA